In Comamonas koreensis, the genomic stretch CACATCGGCCGGCTGCGCGGCCTGCAGCCCAGCGCTGGTGTGGCGGATCACATCGTAGATCTGTTCGCTGAGCATGCGGCGCGTGGCCTCATACAGCCATTTGCGCTGCCAGCGCGGCTCCTGCAGTTGCGGGTACTCGGCCAGTGCCTCCTGGGCATAGCGGGCAAACAGCGGCACGCCCATCAGCTGCTCCAGGCTGATCAGGCCCGAGCGCACGCCGTCGTCCGCATCATGGGCGTTGTAGGCAATCTCATCGGCCAGATTGGCCAGCTGGGCCTCAAGCCCCGGCTGGTGGCCCAGCAAAAAACGCTGACCCACACCGCCGGGCTCGCGCTGCACCAGCTGGCGCGCGTGTTTGGCCGAGCAGTGCTTCAAAATGCCTTCCCGGGTCTCAAAGCAGAGGTTCAGGCCGCTGTAGTCCGGGTAGCGCTCTTCGAGCGTATCGACCACGCGCAGGCTTTGCATATTGTGCTCAAAGCCGCCAAAGTCCTGCATGCAGGCATTGAGCGCATCCTGGCCCGCATGGCCAAAAGGGGTGTGGCCCAGGTCATGGGCCAGGCAGATCGCTTCGGTCAGGTCTTCATTGATACGCAGCGCCCGCGCCACCGAGCGGCCCAGCTGCGCCACCTCGATCGAGTGCGTGAGGCGGGTGCGAAACAGGTCGCCCTCGTGGTTCAAAAAGACCTGGGTCTTGTAGACCAGACGGCGAAAGGCGGTGGAGTGGACAATCCGGTCGCGGTCACGCTGGAAGGCACTGCGCGTGGGCGCGGCCTCTTGCGCATGCAGACGGCCCTGGCTTCGGTGGGAGAAGCAGGCGTAAGGCGCCAGGCCCAGCTCGGTCCAGATCTGCTGGGACTCGGCCGGCTGCATCAGCAGCGAGGGACGGTCCATCCGGTCAGGCCTGTACTGCGCCGGCGCAGCACAGGTCGATGACTTCGCGCACCAGCGCATCAGGCGCCTCGCGCACCACCGCCTTGCCGGGGCCATCGATCAGCACAAAGCGGATCGCACCGGCCTGGGATTTCTTGTCGTGGCGCATCAGCTCCAGATAGCGGCCCGCGTTGTCATTGGCATCCAAAATGGCGCCGCGCACCGGCAAACCGGCACGCGCCACCAGGGCACGCAGGCGCTGCACAAAGGCCGCATCGACCAGGCCTAGACGCTGGGACAGTTCGGCAGCCATCACCATGCCGGCGCCCACGCCTTCGCCATGCAGCCAGACGCCATAGCCCATGCCGGCTTCGATCGCATGGCCAAAGGTGTGGCCAAAGTTCAAAATGGCACGCAGGTCTGCCTCGCGCTCGTCCTTGGAGACCACATCGGCCTTGATCTCGCAGCTGCGGCGCACCGCATGGGCCAATGCGCGCTTGTCGCCCGCAATCAGCGCAGGCATCTCGGCCTCCAGCCAATCCATAAAGGCCATATCTGCAATCGGGCCGTACTTGATGACTTCGGCCAGGCCA encodes the following:
- the aroB gene encoding 3-dehydroquinate synthase, whose amino-acid sequence is MTDTVHIDLGDRSYPILIAAGLLSQADTFAHCPKASQALIVSNDTVAPLYARQLQAALAPHYPKVELVELPDGEAHKNWTTLQGIFDALMHNGADRKTVLFALGGGVVGDMTGFAAASFMRGVPFVQVPTTLLSQVDSSVGGKTGINHPLGKNMIGAFYQPQLVVCDLDTFDTLPARELSAGLAEVIKYGPIADMAFMDWLEAEMPALIAGDKRALAHAVRRSCEIKADVVSKDEREADLRAILNFGHTFGHAIEAGMGYGVWLHGEGVGAGMVMAAELSQRLGLVDAAFVQRLRALVARAGLPVRGAILDANDNAGRYLELMRHDKKSQAGAIRFVLIDGPGKAVVREAPDALVREVIDLCCAGAVQA
- a CDS encoding deoxyguanosinetriphosphate triphosphohydrolase; amino-acid sequence: MQPAESQQIWTELGLAPYACFSHRSQGRLHAQEAAPTRSAFQRDRDRIVHSTAFRRLVYKTQVFLNHEGDLFRTRLTHSIEVAQLGRSVARALRINEDLTEAICLAHDLGHTPFGHAGQDALNACMQDFGGFEHNMQSLRVVDTLEERYPDYSGLNLCFETREGILKHCSAKHARQLVQREPGGVGQRFLLGHQPGLEAQLANLADEIAYNAHDADDGVRSGLISLEQLMGVPLFARYAQEALAEYPQLQEPRWQRKWLYEATRRMLSEQIYDVIRHTSAGLQAAQPADVDAVRQLPALVGFSSTMAAESAELKRFLFKNLYRHPQVVQTTGQAKVVVRELFDIYLAEPAQMKPRFAARAAGLEQVACARVVADFIAGMTDRYALREHERLTGQRVLVP